The following proteins come from a genomic window of bacterium:
- a CDS encoding ABC transporter permease: MVRATRRRVWLRVFLPVALLIVWYLATTFAPTSPYTPRPVRVLTAFEVLVGNGALLTAIPISLGRVLLGFLLASATAALVGLLMGYYPVVEQTLDPLIESCRSVAPIALLPLAILWFGTGSPAAVFIVSYAAFFPMILNAVAGVRRVSMSMVRVARTIGASEWTIMHQVILPGALPAVLTGARLAMGAAWTSVVAAELAVGAKAGGGGTGGIGQLMFTFYLYNTDPNPIVASMIVVGVIGFALDQMIRLLSRRLIPWAQRS, translated from the coding sequence ATGGTTCGCGCGACGCGGCGGCGCGTGTGGCTCCGGGTGTTTCTCCCCGTAGCGCTCCTGATCGTGTGGTACCTTGCGACGACCTTTGCACCGACGTCACCCTATACCCCACGCCCGGTCAGGGTTCTCACGGCATTCGAAGTGCTGGTGGGCAACGGTGCCCTCCTGACCGCCATCCCCATTAGCCTCGGACGGGTGCTTCTGGGATTCCTGCTCGCCTCGGCGACGGCGGCGCTCGTCGGGCTCCTCATGGGATACTACCCGGTCGTCGAGCAGACGCTCGATCCGCTCATCGAGAGCTGCCGATCGGTGGCCCCGATCGCGCTTCTCCCGCTCGCGATCCTGTGGTTCGGCACAGGCAGTCCGGCGGCAGTGTTCATCGTGTCGTACGCGGCGTTTTTCCCGATGATCCTGAACGCCGTGGCCGGAGTGCGCCGGGTGAGCATGTCGATGGTGCGCGTGGCGCGCACCATCGGGGCGAGCGAGTGGACGATCATGCACCAGGTCATTCTGCCCGGTGCCCTGCCTGCCGTCCTTACGGGGGCGCGGCTCGCGATGGGGGCGGCCTGGACGTCGGTGGTTGCGGCAGAACTCGCGGTGGGCGCCAAGGCCGGCGGAGGCGGCACCGGCGGAATCGGACAGTTGATGTTCACCTTCTATTTGTACAACACGGACCCGAACCCGATTGTCGCCAGCATGATCGTCGTCGGCGTGATCGGGTTTGCCTTGGATCAGATGATCCGCCTGCTGTCGCGGCGGCTTATCCCGTGGGCACAGCGATCCTAG
- a CDS encoding tagatose 1,6-diphosphate aldolase, protein MTRSPRTPGKAHGLVRISDGFGRYSMLAVDQRPPLLKLVSEALGTPENVVGAEVGLLKGLIADALAGAVTGLLIDPFLGYPRVLSLLPRATGLLLTLEDHRFETTADGYRRSGLIRGWDVDAAVRAGADALKLLVWYRPDAPADVRTAQEALVRLVGDACARVDRPFVLELLLYPLAGEPPDVYAHRFPDLSRDLVEAFAARSFLVDLYKLALPGRPDGVREWGGTLYGLPDLGDAMARTTRLLPAPWVLLSGGMPSDHFIESLRLAAAAGARGYLAGRAIWWRAVEAYPDIDAVRRRLNDDASRVLQSLNRIVQALPPGPPASDWRVGTRGPAPQEEWVR, encoded by the coding sequence ATGACGCGTTCGCCGCGAACACCCGGTAAGGCACACGGGCTGGTCCGCATCTCCGATGGGTTCGGTCGTTACTCGATGCTTGCCGTGGATCAGCGTCCGCCGCTCCTCAAGCTCGTGTCGGAGGCCTTGGGCACACCTGAAAACGTGGTGGGCGCCGAGGTCGGGCTGCTTAAGGGACTCATCGCCGACGCCCTTGCCGGGGCGGTGACCGGTCTTCTCATTGACCCGTTCTTGGGGTACCCTCGCGTGCTCTCACTGCTCCCGCGGGCGACCGGCCTGCTGCTCACGCTCGAAGACCACCGCTTTGAGACGACGGCCGATGGCTATCGGCGCAGCGGGTTGATTCGCGGCTGGGACGTCGATGCCGCTGTTCGGGCCGGTGCCGATGCGCTAAAATTGCTCGTCTGGTACCGTCCAGACGCTCCGGCAGACGTGCGGACGGCGCAGGAGGCCCTCGTGCGTCTGGTCGGCGATGCGTGCGCCAGGGTCGACCGGCCGTTCGTGCTCGAATTGCTGCTGTATCCGCTGGCCGGCGAGCCCCCGGACGTCTATGCGCACCGGTTCCCCGATTTGTCGAGGGACCTCGTCGAGGCGTTTGCGGCGCGTTCGTTTCTGGTTGATCTCTACAAACTCGCGCTGCCCGGACGCCCCGACGGCGTGAGGGAGTGGGGTGGCACGCTCTACGGTCTACCGGACCTCGGCGATGCCATGGCGCGGACGACCAGGCTCCTTCCCGCGCCTTGGGTGTTGCTCAGCGGCGGCATGCCCTCGGATCATTTCATTGAGTCGCTCCGGTTGGCCGCCGCGGCCGGCGCGCGAGGGTACCTTGCGGGCCGCGCGATCTGGTGGCGCGCCGTGGAAGCCTACCCCGATATCGACGCGGTGCGACGACGTTTGAACGACGACGCGTCACGCGTGCTCCAGTCGCTCAACCGCATTGTGCAGGCCCTCCCGCCCGGGCCTCCTGCGAGCGACTGGCGCGTCGGCACCCGGGGTCCGGCCCCGCAGGAGGAGTGGGTGCGATAA
- a CDS encoding PfkB family carbohydrate kinase — protein sequence MTRVLLLGRVVLDHRFWVERFPPAANRTPTLDYVEAVGGPAAVAAETVAQIGGEAVFIGRRGDDPAGERVETLLRKQAVDTRHLRAVPGARTPVAAVLIDSRGDRFIFPYAGAGLPETTHWIPLRELDRANAVLVDSRWPAGAAVLSRAARAVGLPVVVDLDTDSPEAWAVAAAATHAIADEELATRCGGVAAVLNRLARARTWGAVTLGPGGVAHAAGRMPAFPVPAHDTTGAGDVFHGAFVLAIAEHRGEDEALRRASAAAAVRCRMGRVPTRSEVESLLAAESDTRGTQ from the coding sequence ATGACCCGGGTGCTGTTGCTTGGCCGCGTGGTCCTCGACCACCGCTTTTGGGTCGAACGGTTTCCTCCTGCCGCGAACCGCACCCCAACGCTGGACTACGTGGAAGCCGTTGGCGGCCCGGCGGCGGTCGCGGCAGAAACGGTCGCGCAGATCGGCGGAGAAGCCGTGTTCATCGGGCGGCGAGGTGACGATCCGGCAGGGGAACGTGTGGAGACGCTCCTGCGGAAGCAGGCCGTAGACACGCGCCACCTCCGCGCGGTGCCCGGGGCGAGGACCCCTGTGGCCGCCGTCCTAATTGATTCTCGAGGAGACCGCTTCATCTTCCCCTACGCGGGCGCGGGGCTGCCGGAGACGACGCATTGGATCCCGCTGCGGGAACTGGACCGTGCAAACGCCGTTCTCGTCGACTCGCGATGGCCCGCCGGAGCGGCGGTGCTGAGCCGTGCGGCCCGCGCTGTAGGGTTGCCGGTGGTGGTTGATCTGGATACGGACAGTCCGGAGGCGTGGGCGGTGGCTGCCGCGGCCACCCACGCGATCGCCGACGAAGAACTGGCAACCCGTTGTGGTGGCGTGGCGGCCGTACTCAACCGGCTGGCCCGCGCCCGGACCTGGGGCGCGGTGACCCTTGGTCCGGGCGGAGTGGCCCACGCCGCCGGGCGCATGCCGGCGTTCCCCGTTCCCGCGCATGACACGACCGGCGCGGGAGACGTGTTTCACGGAGCGTTCGTCCTGGCGATCGCCGAGCACCGGGGGGAGGACGAGGCGCTCCGTCGTGCATCTGCGGCGGCCGCAGTGCGCTGCCGGATGGGACGCGTGCCGACGCGTTCCGAGGTTGAGTCGCTGCTGGCCGCTGAGAGTGACACTCGTGGAACCCAGTAA
- a CDS encoding sugar ABC transporter substrate-binding protein has product MMRRTGIMMLTAIAAVITLATTAATSAPSFDWKKYSGTTLNFLADDNPVGVLLKKHAPEFTAQTGIRVNVLLFSEQQFRQRLTTILQAKSDQVDVFMSLVSLEGLLYRRAGWYADLNPLVHDASQTAPDYDFSDFGAGVARSSVVNGQLTGIPVNIEGPVLYYRKDVLAKCGLTAPKTLSHIETVAAALKKCVPNMVPFASRGLAPALPYTFSNFLHNFGGVYLTGAGRSALSTPPTLKAITYYVTLLKEYGPPGVVNYSFPQLTALYGNGQAVMSFESSNEFGKVVAAPERAQDTGVTVLPPGPAGSFPTVIGWELSVSTFSAHKDAAWYFLQWATGRQMEVTLGLEGLAPPRTSPWTAPVFAKWLGALPVRREWAEALATLSRTGTGQVGPNMLLQPQARQIIGNAVDSVILGQATPQAAASSADQQIDKLIQQSEAK; this is encoded by the coding sequence ATGATGAGACGGACCGGGATCATGATGCTCACGGCGATCGCCGCGGTGATCACGCTGGCAACGACGGCCGCAACCAGCGCGCCGTCGTTCGACTGGAAGAAGTACTCCGGCACGACGTTGAACTTCCTCGCCGACGACAATCCGGTCGGCGTCCTGCTGAAGAAACACGCGCCGGAATTCACCGCGCAGACCGGGATCCGGGTCAACGTCCTGCTGTTCAGCGAGCAGCAGTTCCGCCAGCGCCTCACGACGATCCTGCAGGCCAAGAGCGACCAGGTGGACGTGTTCATGTCCCTGGTCTCGCTCGAGGGCTTGCTCTATCGCCGGGCGGGATGGTACGCGGACCTCAACCCGCTCGTCCATGATGCGTCGCAGACGGCGCCGGATTACGACTTTTCGGACTTCGGCGCCGGGGTGGCCAGATCGTCCGTCGTGAACGGTCAGTTGACGGGAATTCCGGTCAACATCGAAGGGCCGGTGCTCTACTACCGGAAGGATGTGCTGGCGAAGTGCGGGCTCACGGCGCCCAAGACCCTGTCGCATATCGAAACGGTGGCCGCGGCCCTCAAGAAGTGCGTGCCCAACATGGTGCCGTTCGCCAGCCGGGGGCTCGCGCCCGCGCTGCCCTACACGTTCAGTAACTTCCTGCACAACTTCGGCGGCGTCTATCTCACGGGCGCCGGACGCTCGGCACTCTCCACTCCTCCGACACTCAAGGCGATCACGTACTACGTGACGCTCTTGAAGGAGTACGGACCACCCGGCGTGGTCAACTACTCGTTCCCCCAATTGACGGCGCTGTACGGAAACGGGCAGGCGGTCATGTCGTTTGAGTCGAGCAACGAGTTCGGCAAGGTAGTCGCCGCCCCCGAGCGGGCTCAGGACACGGGCGTCACGGTGCTCCCGCCGGGACCGGCGGGAAGCTTCCCGACGGTGATCGGCTGGGAGCTCTCCGTCTCGACGTTCTCGGCCCACAAAGACGCGGCCTGGTATTTCCTCCAGTGGGCGACGGGCAGGCAGATGGAGGTGACGCTCGGTCTCGAGGGATTGGCGCCGCCCCGGACCTCACCGTGGACAGCGCCGGTCTTCGCCAAGTGGCTCGGGGCCCTGCCGGTCAGGCGAGAGTGGGCCGAGGCGCTCGCGACCCTCTCGAGGACCGGAACGGGGCAGGTCGGACCGAACATGCTGCTGCAGCCGCAGGCCCGGCAGATTATCGGCAACGCGGTGGACAGCGTGATTCTTGGTCAAGCCACGCCCCAAGCCGCCGCGTCGAGCGCCGATCAGCAGATCGACAAGTTGATCCAGCAATCAGAAGCCAAATGA
- a CDS encoding LacI family DNA-binding transcriptional regulator: protein MRRIKLVAHLAGVSTATVSRVFSETVPVRPATREKVLQAAEKVGYQPDALARALRVGSSKTIGLLLPNTANHMVARLMTVIEDQVYRRGYRLIVCNTADDPERERIHLQELVGRRVDGLIVSSSGVSAREYRIFLTEGTPIVALDRRCADLRIDGAYPDNAGATFEAVSYLLRLGHCRIAAIGPRGTNIGRERFAGYHKALATSGVIPDPRWQIELPEARPDVEPPLRTLLNLPPGRRPSAIIALSYAYTQPLVGALRALKLKVPDELSLVVYGDTGWNELVDPPLTAVVYDGAILGGDAVELLFRRQRQPRAPRKELMTPGRLVIGASCACPAAGPFVSKCNRLHERTT from the coding sequence ATGCGGCGTATCAAACTCGTCGCCCACCTCGCTGGCGTTTCCACCGCGACGGTCTCGCGGGTGTTTAGCGAGACTGTGCCTGTTCGGCCCGCCACGCGCGAGAAGGTATTGCAGGCAGCCGAAAAAGTTGGCTACCAGCCCGACGCGCTGGCTCGGGCGCTCCGCGTGGGCTCGAGTAAGACGATTGGGCTGCTCCTTCCCAACACCGCAAACCACATGGTGGCACGGCTGATGACGGTGATCGAGGACCAGGTCTACCGGCGGGGCTATCGCCTGATCGTCTGTAATACGGCGGACGATCCTGAACGCGAGCGCATACACTTGCAGGAACTGGTCGGGCGCCGGGTCGATGGGCTCATCGTGTCCTCATCCGGAGTATCCGCCCGCGAATATCGGATCTTTCTAACGGAGGGGACTCCGATCGTGGCGCTCGATCGCCGGTGTGCGGATCTGCGGATTGACGGAGCTTACCCCGACAATGCGGGTGCGACCTTCGAGGCGGTTTCGTACCTTCTGCGGCTTGGGCACTGTCGCATCGCAGCGATCGGCCCCAGGGGTACGAACATCGGTCGGGAGCGATTTGCGGGCTATCACAAGGCACTGGCGACGTCGGGGGTGATCCCAGATCCACGGTGGCAGATCGAGTTGCCTGAGGCGCGGCCGGATGTGGAGCCGCCGCTGCGGACCCTTCTGAATCTTCCACCTGGGCGCCGACCGAGTGCGATAATCGCGCTCAGCTACGCGTACACACAACCGCTTGTCGGTGCGCTGCGCGCGCTCAAACTCAAGGTGCCGGATGAGCTTTCCTTGGTCGTGTACGGGGACACCGGGTGGAACGAGTTGGTCGATCCGCCGCTTACCGCCGTCGTATACGACGGCGCGATCCTCGGTGGCGATGCCGTAGAATTGCTCTTCCGGCGACAGCGGCAGCCTCGAGCGCCGCGAAAGGAATTGATGACACCGGGAAGACTCGTGATTGGTGCCTCGTGCGCCTGCCCCGCCGCCGGGCCGTTTGTTTCAAAATGTAACCGGTTACATGAGCGAACAACTTGA
- a CDS encoding sulfatase — MNITLVLIDSLNRHHLSAYVPTFVRTPNLSKFTQRAWRFDNHFVGSLPCMPARREIFAGRKEMMWRPWGPLEPYDVRLPALLRQSGYATGIVTDHYHYWEQEANGYIQAFESADLVRGHELDFWKPAVSEDEPVPRWVENIDRWRPGSGRRYFGNVKDFSREEDFFPAKVMAQSAAWLAENARNRRFFLQVESFDVHEPFHIPEPYASMYGDGSRRDVFTVWPPYQDPERLAAFMAQASPEALEFIRSQYAGKLTMVDRWFGELLRTFDRLGLWDNTMVIVTTDHGHDLGDRRAFGKQYPHFDSHANIPLLIWHPRYPGNGRSVSALTSTVDLFATVLEAAGVAVPEPTQSYSLLPVLEGTRSSHRHALLYGTFGEGICGTDGEWTIFKSPERNGPLFSYSPLLFKSLTADTLVLPVDHGLFIPGVKFPQWKVPVRNRPRSRENCLFNRTDDPAQSRNRWEDEQRQRARMLDLLHGLLAAEGTPPEQYERLGLRG, encoded by the coding sequence GTGAATATCACCTTGGTGCTGATCGACAGCCTGAACCGCCATCATCTATCCGCATATGTGCCCACGTTTGTCAGGACACCGAACCTTTCGAAGTTTACACAGCGGGCGTGGCGGTTCGACAACCATTTCGTCGGCAGTTTGCCTTGCATGCCGGCGCGACGTGAGATCTTTGCCGGCCGCAAGGAGATGATGTGGCGGCCGTGGGGACCGCTGGAGCCCTACGACGTTCGGCTTCCGGCGCTGCTCCGGCAGTCAGGATACGCTACGGGGATTGTCACAGATCACTACCATTATTGGGAGCAGGAAGCCAACGGCTACATTCAAGCGTTCGAGAGTGCGGACCTCGTGCGGGGGCATGAACTCGACTTCTGGAAGCCGGCGGTTTCTGAGGACGAACCGGTCCCTCGTTGGGTCGAGAACATCGATCGGTGGCGCCCCGGTTCGGGCCGGCGCTACTTCGGGAACGTGAAGGACTTTTCGAGGGAGGAGGATTTTTTCCCAGCCAAGGTCATGGCGCAATCGGCGGCGTGGCTGGCGGAGAACGCCCGCAACAGGCGGTTCTTCCTGCAGGTCGAGTCCTTCGATGTTCATGAGCCGTTTCACATTCCCGAGCCGTATGCTTCCATGTACGGGGACGGTTCGCGAAGAGACGTGTTCACCGTCTGGCCACCGTACCAAGACCCCGAACGGCTCGCTGCGTTCATGGCGCAGGCCAGCCCAGAGGCACTCGAGTTCATCCGCTCGCAATACGCGGGCAAGCTCACGATGGTCGACCGGTGGTTTGGTGAACTCCTCCGGACCTTCGACCGGTTGGGTCTCTGGGACAACACGATGGTGATCGTGACCACGGACCACGGGCACGACCTCGGCGACCGCCGCGCATTTGGTAAGCAGTACCCACATTTTGATAGCCACGCCAACATTCCACTGCTGATCTGGCATCCGCGCTATCCCGGCAATGGCCGGAGCGTCTCCGCCCTCACCTCCACGGTCGATCTCTTCGCCACAGTGCTGGAAGCTGCAGGAGTCGCCGTGCCGGAACCGACCCAGAGTTATAGCCTGCTACCCGTCCTTGAAGGTACGAGGTCTAGTCATCGACACGCGTTGCTCTATGGCACCTTTGGCGAAGGAATCTGTGGTACCGACGGCGAGTGGACGATCTTCAAGTCGCCGGAGCGAAATGGTCCCCTCTTCTCGTACTCGCCGTTACTCTTCAAATCCTTGACGGCCGATACCCTCGTTCTCCCTGTCGATCACGGTCTGTTCATCCCGGGGGTCAAATTTCCGCAGTGGAAGGTGCCCGTGCGGAATCGGCCGCGGAGCAGAGAGAACTGCCTGTTCAACCGCACCGACGATCCGGCGCAGAGCCGAAACCGATGGGAAGACGAGCAGCGGCAGCGGGCGAGAATGCTTGACCTGTTGCACGGACTGCTTGCCGCCGAGGGCACACCGCCCGAACAGTACGAACGGTTAGGGCTGCGCGGGTGA
- a CDS encoding alcohol dehydrogenase catalytic domain-containing protein, whose translation MTIRSARFVGAGKVVVESTELAPLRPEEVIVRVLRCALCGSDLRLWRGGAAHVPGHEIVGVVDTPGHPLHGRRVLVYIPVYCGECAYCRGGDPHLCERLTDLIGWQRPGGYAEALAVPTRNLIPMPDDIPTDLAPLLLDTIGTAAHALRLAGRVVASGPAAVLGAGPLGLGCVITLRQFGFDPVFCAEPAAERATLARELGARPLAVGTVERRFPLVVEASGNLAARAQGLDATAPGGALVLLGENSAPWTIEPTPRIRRKDFFVLRSFYFPLRDVNDNLTLLRRARSDYARLVDGRASLDGLGALFERFASGDLIKPELTFE comes from the coding sequence ATGACGATCCGGTCCGCCCGCTTCGTCGGCGCCGGCAAGGTGGTCGTCGAATCGACGGAACTGGCCCCGCTGCGGCCCGAGGAAGTCATCGTACGCGTTCTTCGCTGTGCGCTCTGCGGCAGCGATCTGCGCCTGTGGCGCGGAGGCGCGGCGCACGTCCCGGGACACGAGATCGTGGGTGTCGTGGATACCCCCGGCCACCCGCTGCACGGCCGGCGCGTCCTTGTCTATATCCCGGTGTACTGCGGGGAATGTGCGTATTGTCGAGGCGGCGACCCCCACCTGTGCGAACGGCTGACCGACCTGATCGGATGGCAGCGACCCGGCGGGTACGCCGAGGCGCTGGCCGTCCCGACGCGCAACCTCATCCCGATGCCGGACGACATCCCGACCGATCTTGCGCCCTTGCTGCTGGACACGATCGGGACGGCGGCCCACGCGCTCCGGCTCGCGGGGCGGGTCGTCGCGAGTGGCCCGGCCGCCGTGCTGGGTGCGGGTCCGCTCGGCCTCGGGTGTGTGATTACCCTCCGCCAGTTCGGCTTCGACCCTGTCTTCTGCGCGGAGCCGGCGGCGGAGCGAGCAACCCTGGCGCGAGAGCTGGGCGCGCGACCGCTCGCGGTGGGCACCGTGGAACGCCGGTTTCCCCTCGTCGTCGAGGCGAGCGGCAACCTGGCGGCGCGAGCCCAGGGGCTTGACGCGACGGCCCCCGGAGGAGCGCTCGTCTTGCTCGGGGAGAACAGTGCGCCGTGGACCATCGAGCCAACCCCGCGCATCCGCCGCAAGGATTTCTTCGTGCTCCGGTCGTTCTATTTCCCGCTCCGGGATGTCAACGACAACCTCACCCTGCTCCGGCGCGCGCGTTCAGACTACGCCCGGCTGGTCGACGGCCGGGCCTCGCTCGACGGCCTCGGCGCGCTCTTTGAACGATTCGCCTCGGGTGACCTGATCAAGCCGGAGCTCACCTTCGAATGA
- a CDS encoding ABC transporter permease yields MRLPLLQTAYLYLRTMIPVLAIWHLVARSVGNPVLLPGPLEVGQAVVALFGSHELLGNALTSLRRILLGYGLALGVGMVLGILMGLSDTIHDLIDPVIELLRPISGIAWIPLALLIFGVGDQLTVFIIFYGSLFAVIVNTLAGVRGCDPQLIQAARTFGASRWVVLTQVVLPAALPTVLVGARVGMGLAWMSLVAAELVGAPTGLGFAVEWYRELLMTPKVVAVIVVIGVLGYLTDRVLRDIRRRLTPWSAGQAAGV; encoded by the coding sequence ATGCGCCTTCCGCTATTGCAGACCGCGTACCTTTACCTGCGTACCATGATCCCCGTGCTGGCGATTTGGCATCTCGTCGCGCGCTCCGTTGGAAATCCGGTGCTGTTGCCCGGTCCGCTCGAGGTTGGGCAGGCAGTCGTCGCTCTCTTCGGAAGCCACGAACTCTTGGGAAACGCTCTGACGAGTCTCCGCCGCATCCTGCTCGGATATGGCCTCGCACTCGGGGTCGGCATGGTGCTTGGCATCCTGATGGGGCTGTCGGATACGATCCACGACCTGATCGACCCGGTGATCGAGTTGTTGCGTCCGATCTCGGGGATCGCGTGGATCCCGCTCGCCCTGTTGATCTTCGGTGTAGGCGATCAGCTGACGGTGTTCATCATCTTCTACGGGTCGCTGTTCGCGGTGATCGTCAACACGCTTGCGGGTGTGCGCGGCTGCGATCCGCAGCTCATCCAGGCCGCGCGCACGTTCGGCGCGAGTCGTTGGGTTGTCTTGACGCAGGTCGTCCTACCGGCCGCGCTCCCCACGGTCCTGGTGGGCGCTCGGGTCGGCATGGGGCTCGCGTGGATGTCGCTCGTGGCGGCGGAACTGGTAGGCGCACCGACCGGTCTGGGTTTCGCCGTCGAGTGGTACCGAGAGTTGCTTATGACGCCCAAAGTCGTGGCCGTAATCGTCGTCATCGGGGTCCTCGGATATCTCACGGACCGCGTGCTTCGAGATATCCGGCGTCGTCTCACGCCGTGGAGCGCCGGACAGGCGGCGGGGGTGTAG
- a CDS encoding carbohydrate ABC transporter permease, translating into MTPPRRVGVLSAAWLYTQYGIVSAVILAPIVWTVLSSFKPSAAVTGYPPAVLFSPTLENYERLFTTVPLLHYGLNSVIIAGGSTFFGLLLAVPAAFAVSWYQVAWPASLALVARMAPGGLFLLPWYVLFTRLHLINTYTALILTHAVITMPVVLWTMISFFDAIPRDVLESSLVDGSTLGRTIASVAIPLAAPGVVVATVLSFILSWNYFLFALVLSGINTTPLTVAAFQFVGEGVTDWGMLMGTATLLALPPLALAFLVQQWLVAGLTFGAVKG; encoded by the coding sequence ATGACACCGCCCCGCCGGGTCGGCGTCCTGTCGGCGGCGTGGCTCTACACGCAGTACGGGATTGTGAGCGCCGTGATCCTCGCGCCGATCGTATGGACCGTGCTCTCCAGCTTTAAGCCGTCGGCGGCGGTCACCGGGTATCCCCCGGCGGTCCTGTTCTCGCCGACGCTCGAAAACTACGAGCGACTCTTCACCACCGTGCCTTTGCTGCACTACGGACTCAACAGCGTAATTATAGCCGGCGGGTCGACGTTCTTTGGGCTTCTCCTGGCGGTGCCCGCAGCGTTCGCGGTGTCCTGGTATCAGGTCGCTTGGCCGGCGTCGCTCGCGCTCGTCGCGCGCATGGCACCGGGCGGACTGTTCCTGCTGCCCTGGTACGTGCTGTTCACCCGTCTCCACCTGATCAACACCTACACGGCGCTGATCCTCACGCACGCGGTCATTACGATGCCGGTCGTCCTCTGGACGATGATCTCGTTTTTCGACGCGATCCCGAGAGACGTGCTGGAGTCGTCCCTCGTGGACGGGAGCACGCTCGGCCGCACGATCGCTTCGGTCGCGATTCCGCTCGCGGCGCCCGGAGTCGTCGTGGCAACCGTGTTGAGCTTCATCCTGTCGTGGAATTATTTTTTGTTCGCGCTCGTCCTCTCGGGCATCAACACGACCCCCCTCACCGTCGCGGCGTTCCAGTTCGTCGGGGAAGGGGTGACGGACTGGGGGATGCTAATGGGCACCGCGACCCTGCTGGCCCTCCCGCCGCTCGCCCTGGCGTTCCTGGTGCAGCAGTGGCTGGTGGCGGGCCTCACGTTCGGGGCGGTCAAAGGATAG
- a CDS encoding sugar ABC transporter permease, translating into MTATGRTRRWGVSPAVWLLGPALAFVVLLTGFPFLYAIYLSLNRFLFGNSPRFIGLGNYAEMLRDPLFWTGLRVTFVLYLASLAAQLALGLYVGMLLNRPIRAARLLRTLLLSPFAMPSVAVGMMWLILLDPSFGSVNYLLQLAGLPKSLFLASPSLAVPTLAAIDTWQWTPFVALIILGGLQSLPQDPYEAAVMDGASPLQLFRFVTLPLLRPALLAAAILRSVDLLRFFDTIYITTQGGPGNASTTLNIYAYQQGFQFFELGYASALMLTLLAAVLLVVTALARVRRAIA; encoded by the coding sequence ATGACGGCGACAGGTCGGACGCGGCGATGGGGCGTCTCGCCCGCCGTGTGGCTACTGGGTCCGGCGCTCGCGTTCGTGGTGCTCCTGACCGGCTTTCCGTTCCTGTACGCGATCTACTTGAGCCTCAACCGGTTTCTGTTCGGAAACTCGCCGCGCTTCATCGGCCTCGGCAACTACGCCGAGATGCTGCGCGATCCTCTGTTCTGGACGGGCCTCCGGGTTACGTTCGTGCTGTACCTGGCGTCGCTGGCGGCCCAGCTCGCGCTCGGGCTGTACGTCGGTATGCTTCTCAACCGGCCAATTCGCGCCGCGCGGCTCCTGCGCACGCTTCTCCTCTCGCCGTTTGCCATGCCCTCAGTCGCCGTCGGAATGATGTGGCTCATCCTGCTGGATCCGTCATTCGGCTCCGTGAACTACCTGCTGCAACTCGCCGGCCTGCCGAAGAGCCTGTTTCTGGCATCGCCGTCGCTTGCCGTTCCGACCCTGGCCGCGATCGACACGTGGCAGTGGACCCCATTTGTCGCGCTCATCATTCTCGGCGGACTCCAGTCTCTGCCGCAGGACCCGTACGAAGCGGCGGTCATGGACGGGGCGTCGCCGTTGCAGTTGTTCCGTTTCGTCACGCTGCCGCTGCTGCGTCCCGCGCTGCTGGCCGCGGCTATCCTCCGAAGTGTCGACCTGCTGCGGTTCTTTGACACGATCTACATCACGACCCAGGGCGGTCCCGGCAACGCATCGACGACGCTGAACATCTACGCGTACCAGCAGGGATTCCAGTTCTTTGAGCTCGGGTACGCCAGCGCCCTGATGCTGACGCTGCTGGCGGCCGTTCTCCTCGTGGTCACGGCGCTGGCGAGGGTGCGGCGGGCGATCGCATGA